In a genomic window of Zingiber officinale cultivar Zhangliang chromosome 9B, Zo_v1.1, whole genome shotgun sequence:
- the LOC122023745 gene encoding DUF21 domain-containing protein At2g14520-like isoform X1, which produces MAVEYHCCEPNFFINILIIVFLVLFAGLMSGLTLGLMSLSLVDLEVLSKSGSPQDRKHAAKILPVVRRQHLLLCTLLICNAAAMEALPIFLDSLVTAWGAILISVTLILLFGEIIPQSICSRYGLAIGAAVVPVVRLLVWICFPVAYPISKFLDFMLGDEHMALFRRAELKTLVNLHGNAAGKGGELTHDETTIIAGALELTEKKAKDAMTPISQTFAIDINAKLDRVLMNQIMERGHSRVPVCHGKPTNIIGLILVKNLLSIHPDDEVPVKNVTIRKIPRVHENMPLYDILNDFQKGHSHMAVVTKQIMVEQQSNSKNDVRVDIDGDKPSEKSSIGAANPICRLKSYPPNSKSNRGGSRNRKWSRDGTADVLQIDDKPLPGLNEEEAIGIITMEDVIEELLQEEIFDETDHQEENV; this is translated from the exons ATGGCGGTGGAGTACCACTGCTGCGAGCCCAACTTCTTCATCAACATACTGATCATCGTCTTTCTGGTGCTCTTCGCGGGACTCATGTCCGGCCTCACCCTCGGCTTGATGTCGCTCAGCCTCGTCGACCTCGAGGTCCTCTCCAAGTCCGGTTCTCCCCAGGATCGCAAGCATGCGG CAAAGATATTGCCAGTTGTAAGGAGACAACATTTGTTGCTATGTACACTTTTGATCTGCAATGCTGCAGCCATGGAA GCGCTCCCTATATTCCTAGACAGTTTGGTTACTGCATGGGGTGCGATCTTGATTTCAGTGACATTGATACTCCTGTTTGGTGAG ATCATCCCTCAATCGATTTGTTCTCGGTATGGTCTAGCCATCGGAGCAGCAGTTGTGCCAGTAGTTCGTTTACTTGTGTGGATCTGCTTTCCAGTGGCATATCCGATTAGCAAA TTTTTGGACTTCATGTTAGGAGATGAACACATGGCTCTCTTCCGTAGAGCTGAACTGAAAACTCTTGTTAATTTGCATGGAAATGCG GCTGGAAAAGGTGGAGAGTTAACTCACGACGAAACCACAATCATTGCAGGGGCATTGGAACTTACAGAGAAGAAGGCTAAGGATGCCATGACTCCTATATCTCAAACTTTTGCAATTGATATCAATGCAAAACTTGATAG ggttttgatgaatcaaattatgGAGAGAGGGCATAGTAGAGTTCCGGTATGCCACGGGAAACCGACTAATATAATTGGACTCATACTG GTAAAGAATTTGTTGTCTATACATCCAGACGACGAAGTGCCTGTTAAAAATGTTACAATTAGGAAGATTCCAAG GGTTCATGAAAACATGCCTCTGTATGATATCTTGAATGACTTCCAAAAGGGTCATAGTCACATGGCAGTGGTTACGAAGCAAATAATGGTAGAGCAACAAAGCAACAGCAAAAATG ATGTGAGAGTTGACATAGATGGTGATAAGCCTAGCGAGAAAAGTTCAATAGGAGCTGCCAACCCGATTTGCCGGCTGAAGAGCTATCCTCCGAATTCGAAATCGAACCGAGGTGGCAGTAGGAATCGGAAATGGTCACGTGATGGCACTGCCGATGTTTTGCAGATTGACGACAAACCTCTGCCAGGATTGAACGAGGAAGAAGCTATTGGGATAATCACAATGGAGGATGTCATTGAGGAACTATTACAG GAGGAGATTTTTGACGAGACAGATCATCAAGAAGAGAATGTGTAG
- the LOC122023744 gene encoding G-type lectin S-receptor-like serine/threonine-protein kinase At4g27290 isoform X1, whose protein sequence is MNSLMKKILSSMAAVLHLLMAIKLLAGIAVITVHGAEDTMYPGEYLYEGQTLISANGRFTLGFFSPGDRRSVYAGVWYTNVTDTAQAVVWVINNDRPVTISPGYLHFTDDGMFGVYDYEQSRLWVTGSPRRRNSTLVRLSDSGNLMLVDLDSNTTLLQSFDYFGDSMVPGMKLGLDRGSSNLRRQLVSWRTSTNPYPGEYSVAIETRGNRPEMFVRHDQSAAGLVFRSGPWTGRGFSGIPAMANSTRFRFAFVSNSEEVSFSFNATDDSILSRAVVDSGGAFRLQEWSDAGGGWNTEWTVPGDYCDHYARCGANAICSSANSPACLCLQGFVPRNRENWNQNRFSDGCVSTSASSSSPPSPNCSSEGFSQWRMVKLPDTENATAVGNRTLDECRDLCSRNCSCMAHAVTAWDGCLMWRGDLIDVRMFSQGGDELFVRLVAAPDNYSEKQSKRSVKIIAIATTLGILLFLTASVFIWWRRKRIKKEEDLESNLPKLTPWWFDCWSRSSSDGAVHQDDGTASSIGSLPSFALSTIKSATDNFSTCNKLGEGGFGIVYKGELMDGKQIAVKMLSRYSSQGPDQFRNELSLIANLQHRNLVRLLGCCIEGDERILVLEYMENKSLDAFIYDKTRSGLLDWHTRYQIIISIARGLLYLHQDSNLRVIHRDLKPSNILLDKDMNPKISDFGIARIFEGDNIQENTTTRPIGTFGYMAPEYIGKGVFSLKSDVFSFGVIVLEIISGMRNKVFNLTDCRLNLLGHAYLLWKEGRTLELLDESLGSSSPPPEILECVRVGLLCVQENSEDRPTMAEVVLMLTNEDVPVTPPKEPMSIAEDSDEYSSTSLQTQGSVPTDMPPETRSMPTTAAPIARPYQEQTDWKTDDLCVQRPWKSVSEKAKSR, encoded by the exons ATGAACTCATTAATGAAGAAGATCTTGTCGTCCATGGCGGCCGTGCTCCATCTTTTAATGGCGATCAAGCTTCTTGCAGGGATCGCAGTGATCACTGTTCATGGGGCAG AGGACACGATGTATCCGGGGGAGTATCTCTACGAAGGGCAGACGTTGATCTCGGCCAACGGGAGATTCACGTTGGGCTTCTTCAGCCCCGGCGATCGCCGGAGCGTCTACGCGGGAGTCTGGTACACCAACGTGACCGACACGGCGCAGGCGGTGGTGTGGGTGATCAACAATGACAGACCGGTCACGATATCGCCGGGGTACCTCCACTTCACCGACGACGGCATGTTCGGCGTCTACGACTACGAGCAGAGCAGGCTGTGGGTAACCGGCTCACCTCGCCGGAGAAACAGCACGCTCGTTCGGCTGTCGGATTCGGGAAACCTCATGCTGGTCGACCTCGACAGCAACACGACGCTGCTGCAGAGCTTCGATTACTTCGGCGACTCGATGGTTCCAGGGATGAAGCTCGGGTTGGACAGGGGAAGCAGCAACCTCAGGAGGCAGCTCGTGTCGTGGCGAACCTCAACGAATCCGTATCCCGGGGAATATTCCGTCGCGATCGAGACGAGAGGTAACCGGCCGGAGATGTTCGTCAGGCACGATCAGTCCGCCGCCGGCTTGGTCTTCCGGAGCGGTCCGTGGACCGGACGCGGGTTCAGCGGAATCCCGGCGATGGCGAACTCGACCCGGTTCAGGTTCGCGTTCGTGTCCAATTCAGAAGAG GTCTCCTTCTCGTTCAACGCCACCGACGACTCGATTCTCTCCCGCGCCGTTGTGGATTCCGGCGGAGCATTTCGGCTCCAGGAATGGTCAGATGCCGGAGGCGGATGGAACACGGAGTGGACCGTGCCGGGCGACTACTGCGACCATTACGCTCGTTGCGGCGCGAACGCTATTTGCTCCAGCGCCAACTCGCCGGCGTGCCTGTGCCTGCAGGGCTTCGTCCCAAGGAACCGAGAAAACTGGAACCAAAACCGCTTCTCCGACGGCTGCGTCAGCACATCGGCCTCTTCGTCGTCTCCTCCGTCGCCGAATTGCTCGTCGGAAGGGTTCTCTCAGTGGAGGATGGTGAAGCTGCCGGACACGGAGAATGCGACTGCCGTCGGGAACAGGACGCTCGACGAGTGCAGAGACTTGTGCTCCAGGAACTGTTCTTGCATGGCGCACGCCGTCACGGCGTGGGACGGTTGCTTGATGTGGCGAGGCGATTTGATCGACGTGAGGATGTTCTCACAAGGCGGCGACGAGCTTTTTGTTCGCCTTGTTGCAGCTCCTGACAACT ATTCTGAAAAACAATCTAAGAGGTCTGTAAAGATCATAGCCATTGCTACAACTTTGGGCATCCTTTTGTTCCTGACCGCGTCTGTGTTCATTTGGTGGAGAAGGAAAAGAATCAAAA AAGAAGAAGATTTGGAGTCGAACCTGCCGAAATTAACACCGTGGTGGTTCGATTGCTGGAGTAGGAGTTCTTCTGATGGAGCAGTACATCAGGATGATG GTACAGCGAGCTCAATCGGGTCGTTGCCTTCCTTTGCTTTGTCTACGATAAAATCTGCTACTGATAACTTCTCCACTTGCAACAAACTTGGAGAAGGTGGATTTGGCATTGTTTATAAG GGAGAGCTGATGGATGGAAAACAGATTGCTGTGAAAATGTTGTCGAGATACTCATCGCAGGGGCCTGATCAGTTCCGAAATGAGCTTTCGCTGATTGCCAACTTGCAGCACAGGAATCTCGTCCGCCTGCTTGGCTGTTGCATCGAAGGAGATGAGCGCATACTCGTGTTGGAGTACATGGAAAATAAGAGCTTGGATGCTTTCATATATG ATAAGACAAGGAGTGGTTTGTTGGACTGGCACACGCGGTATCAAATCATTATCAGTATCGCTCGAGGGCTTCTCTACTTGCATCAAGACTCTAACTTGAGGGTCATCCATCGAGACCTTAAACCAAGCAACATCCTTCTTGACAAAGACATGAATCCAAAAATATCGGACTTTGGAATAGCAAGAATTTTTGAAGGAGACAACATTCAAGAGAATACTACTACGAGACCTATTGGAACATT TGGATATATGGCACCGGAGTACATTGGGAAGGGAGTGTTTTCTTTGAAATCAGATGTTTTCAGCTTCGGCGTAATAGTCTTGGAAATCATAAGTGGCATGAGGAATAAAGTGTTCAACCTGACAGATTGCCGGTTAAACCTTTTAGGTCAT GCATATTTGTTATGGAAGGAAGGCAGGACTCTGGAGCTACTCGATGAATCATTGGGCTCCTCCTCTCCTCCGCCTGAGATACTGGAGTGTGTAAGAGTAGGTCTTCTATGCGTGCAAGAAAATAGTGAAGATAGGCCGACAATGGCAGAGGTCGTGCTGATGCTAACAAATGAAGATGTACCAGTGACTCCACCTAAAGAACCCATGAGTATTGCAGAAGATTCTGATGAATACTCGTCTACCTCTTTACAGACTCAAGGGAGTGTCCCTACAG ATATGCCACCGGAGACCAGATCCATGCCGACAACTGCTGCTCCAATTGCTAGACCATACCAAGAACAAACAGATTGGAAGACTGATGATCTCTGTGTACAACGACCATGGAAATCAGTTTCTGAAAAGGCCAAATCAAGATGA
- the LOC122023744 gene encoding G-type lectin S-receptor-like serine/threonine-protein kinase At4g27290 isoform X2, whose translation MNSLMKKILSSMAAVLHLLMAIKLLAGIAVITVHGAEDTMYPGEYLYEGQTLISANGRFTLGFFSPGDRRSVYAGVWYTNVTDTAQAVVWVINNDRPVTISPGYLHFTDDGMFGVYDYEQSRLWVTGSPRRRNSTLVRLSDSGNLMLVDLDSNTTLLQSFDYFGDSMVPGMKLGLDRGSSNLRRQLVSWRTSTNPYPGEYSVAIETRGNRPEMFVRHDQSAAGLVFRSGPWTGRGFSGIPAMANSTRFRFAFVSNSEEVSFSFNATDDSILSRAVVDSGGAFRLQEWSDAGGGWNTEWTVPGDYCDHYARCGANAICSSANSPACLCLQGFVPRNRENWNQNRFSDGCVSTSASSSSPPSPNCSSEGFSQWRMVKLPDTENATAVGNRTLDECRDLCSRNCSCMAHAVTAWDGCLMWRGDLIDVRMFSQGGDELFVRLVAAPDNYSEKQSKRSVKIIAIATTLGILLFLTASVFIWWRRKRIKKEEDLESNLPKLTPWWFDCWSRSSSDGAVHQDDASSIGSLPSFALSTIKSATDNFSTCNKLGEGGFGIVYKGELMDGKQIAVKMLSRYSSQGPDQFRNELSLIANLQHRNLVRLLGCCIEGDERILVLEYMENKSLDAFIYDKTRSGLLDWHTRYQIIISIARGLLYLHQDSNLRVIHRDLKPSNILLDKDMNPKISDFGIARIFEGDNIQENTTTRPIGTFGYMAPEYIGKGVFSLKSDVFSFGVIVLEIISGMRNKVFNLTDCRLNLLGHAYLLWKEGRTLELLDESLGSSSPPPEILECVRVGLLCVQENSEDRPTMAEVVLMLTNEDVPVTPPKEPMSIAEDSDEYSSTSLQTQGSVPTDMPPETRSMPTTAAPIARPYQEQTDWKTDDLCVQRPWKSVSEKAKSR comes from the exons ATGAACTCATTAATGAAGAAGATCTTGTCGTCCATGGCGGCCGTGCTCCATCTTTTAATGGCGATCAAGCTTCTTGCAGGGATCGCAGTGATCACTGTTCATGGGGCAG AGGACACGATGTATCCGGGGGAGTATCTCTACGAAGGGCAGACGTTGATCTCGGCCAACGGGAGATTCACGTTGGGCTTCTTCAGCCCCGGCGATCGCCGGAGCGTCTACGCGGGAGTCTGGTACACCAACGTGACCGACACGGCGCAGGCGGTGGTGTGGGTGATCAACAATGACAGACCGGTCACGATATCGCCGGGGTACCTCCACTTCACCGACGACGGCATGTTCGGCGTCTACGACTACGAGCAGAGCAGGCTGTGGGTAACCGGCTCACCTCGCCGGAGAAACAGCACGCTCGTTCGGCTGTCGGATTCGGGAAACCTCATGCTGGTCGACCTCGACAGCAACACGACGCTGCTGCAGAGCTTCGATTACTTCGGCGACTCGATGGTTCCAGGGATGAAGCTCGGGTTGGACAGGGGAAGCAGCAACCTCAGGAGGCAGCTCGTGTCGTGGCGAACCTCAACGAATCCGTATCCCGGGGAATATTCCGTCGCGATCGAGACGAGAGGTAACCGGCCGGAGATGTTCGTCAGGCACGATCAGTCCGCCGCCGGCTTGGTCTTCCGGAGCGGTCCGTGGACCGGACGCGGGTTCAGCGGAATCCCGGCGATGGCGAACTCGACCCGGTTCAGGTTCGCGTTCGTGTCCAATTCAGAAGAG GTCTCCTTCTCGTTCAACGCCACCGACGACTCGATTCTCTCCCGCGCCGTTGTGGATTCCGGCGGAGCATTTCGGCTCCAGGAATGGTCAGATGCCGGAGGCGGATGGAACACGGAGTGGACCGTGCCGGGCGACTACTGCGACCATTACGCTCGTTGCGGCGCGAACGCTATTTGCTCCAGCGCCAACTCGCCGGCGTGCCTGTGCCTGCAGGGCTTCGTCCCAAGGAACCGAGAAAACTGGAACCAAAACCGCTTCTCCGACGGCTGCGTCAGCACATCGGCCTCTTCGTCGTCTCCTCCGTCGCCGAATTGCTCGTCGGAAGGGTTCTCTCAGTGGAGGATGGTGAAGCTGCCGGACACGGAGAATGCGACTGCCGTCGGGAACAGGACGCTCGACGAGTGCAGAGACTTGTGCTCCAGGAACTGTTCTTGCATGGCGCACGCCGTCACGGCGTGGGACGGTTGCTTGATGTGGCGAGGCGATTTGATCGACGTGAGGATGTTCTCACAAGGCGGCGACGAGCTTTTTGTTCGCCTTGTTGCAGCTCCTGACAACT ATTCTGAAAAACAATCTAAGAGGTCTGTAAAGATCATAGCCATTGCTACAACTTTGGGCATCCTTTTGTTCCTGACCGCGTCTGTGTTCATTTGGTGGAGAAGGAAAAGAATCAAAA AAGAAGAAGATTTGGAGTCGAACCTGCCGAAATTAACACCGTGGTGGTTCGATTGCTGGAGTAGGAGTTCTTCTGATGGAGCAGTACATCAGGATGATG CGAGCTCAATCGGGTCGTTGCCTTCCTTTGCTTTGTCTACGATAAAATCTGCTACTGATAACTTCTCCACTTGCAACAAACTTGGAGAAGGTGGATTTGGCATTGTTTATAAG GGAGAGCTGATGGATGGAAAACAGATTGCTGTGAAAATGTTGTCGAGATACTCATCGCAGGGGCCTGATCAGTTCCGAAATGAGCTTTCGCTGATTGCCAACTTGCAGCACAGGAATCTCGTCCGCCTGCTTGGCTGTTGCATCGAAGGAGATGAGCGCATACTCGTGTTGGAGTACATGGAAAATAAGAGCTTGGATGCTTTCATATATG ATAAGACAAGGAGTGGTTTGTTGGACTGGCACACGCGGTATCAAATCATTATCAGTATCGCTCGAGGGCTTCTCTACTTGCATCAAGACTCTAACTTGAGGGTCATCCATCGAGACCTTAAACCAAGCAACATCCTTCTTGACAAAGACATGAATCCAAAAATATCGGACTTTGGAATAGCAAGAATTTTTGAAGGAGACAACATTCAAGAGAATACTACTACGAGACCTATTGGAACATT TGGATATATGGCACCGGAGTACATTGGGAAGGGAGTGTTTTCTTTGAAATCAGATGTTTTCAGCTTCGGCGTAATAGTCTTGGAAATCATAAGTGGCATGAGGAATAAAGTGTTCAACCTGACAGATTGCCGGTTAAACCTTTTAGGTCAT GCATATTTGTTATGGAAGGAAGGCAGGACTCTGGAGCTACTCGATGAATCATTGGGCTCCTCCTCTCCTCCGCCTGAGATACTGGAGTGTGTAAGAGTAGGTCTTCTATGCGTGCAAGAAAATAGTGAAGATAGGCCGACAATGGCAGAGGTCGTGCTGATGCTAACAAATGAAGATGTACCAGTGACTCCACCTAAAGAACCCATGAGTATTGCAGAAGATTCTGATGAATACTCGTCTACCTCTTTACAGACTCAAGGGAGTGTCCCTACAG ATATGCCACCGGAGACCAGATCCATGCCGACAACTGCTGCTCCAATTGCTAGACCATACCAAGAACAAACAGATTGGAAGACTGATGATCTCTGTGTACAACGACCATGGAAATCAGTTTCTGAAAAGGCCAAATCAAGATGA
- the LOC122023745 gene encoding DUF21 domain-containing protein At2g14520-like isoform X2 produces the protein MAVEYHCCEPNFFINILIIVFLVLFAGLMSGLTLGLMSLSLVDLEVLSKSGSPQDRKHAAKILPVVRRQHLLLCTLLICNAAAMEALPIFLDSLVTAWGAILISVTLILLFGEIIPQSICSRYGLAIGAAVVPVVRLLVWICFPVAYPISKAGKGGELTHDETTIIAGALELTEKKAKDAMTPISQTFAIDINAKLDRVLMNQIMERGHSRVPVCHGKPTNIIGLILVKNLLSIHPDDEVPVKNVTIRKIPRVHENMPLYDILNDFQKGHSHMAVVTKQIMVEQQSNSKNDVRVDIDGDKPSEKSSIGAANPICRLKSYPPNSKSNRGGSRNRKWSRDGTADVLQIDDKPLPGLNEEEAIGIITMEDVIEELLQEEIFDETDHQEENV, from the exons ATGGCGGTGGAGTACCACTGCTGCGAGCCCAACTTCTTCATCAACATACTGATCATCGTCTTTCTGGTGCTCTTCGCGGGACTCATGTCCGGCCTCACCCTCGGCTTGATGTCGCTCAGCCTCGTCGACCTCGAGGTCCTCTCCAAGTCCGGTTCTCCCCAGGATCGCAAGCATGCGG CAAAGATATTGCCAGTTGTAAGGAGACAACATTTGTTGCTATGTACACTTTTGATCTGCAATGCTGCAGCCATGGAA GCGCTCCCTATATTCCTAGACAGTTTGGTTACTGCATGGGGTGCGATCTTGATTTCAGTGACATTGATACTCCTGTTTGGTGAG ATCATCCCTCAATCGATTTGTTCTCGGTATGGTCTAGCCATCGGAGCAGCAGTTGTGCCAGTAGTTCGTTTACTTGTGTGGATCTGCTTTCCAGTGGCATATCCGATTAGCAAA GCTGGAAAAGGTGGAGAGTTAACTCACGACGAAACCACAATCATTGCAGGGGCATTGGAACTTACAGAGAAGAAGGCTAAGGATGCCATGACTCCTATATCTCAAACTTTTGCAATTGATATCAATGCAAAACTTGATAG ggttttgatgaatcaaattatgGAGAGAGGGCATAGTAGAGTTCCGGTATGCCACGGGAAACCGACTAATATAATTGGACTCATACTG GTAAAGAATTTGTTGTCTATACATCCAGACGACGAAGTGCCTGTTAAAAATGTTACAATTAGGAAGATTCCAAG GGTTCATGAAAACATGCCTCTGTATGATATCTTGAATGACTTCCAAAAGGGTCATAGTCACATGGCAGTGGTTACGAAGCAAATAATGGTAGAGCAACAAAGCAACAGCAAAAATG ATGTGAGAGTTGACATAGATGGTGATAAGCCTAGCGAGAAAAGTTCAATAGGAGCTGCCAACCCGATTTGCCGGCTGAAGAGCTATCCTCCGAATTCGAAATCGAACCGAGGTGGCAGTAGGAATCGGAAATGGTCACGTGATGGCACTGCCGATGTTTTGCAGATTGACGACAAACCTCTGCCAGGATTGAACGAGGAAGAAGCTATTGGGATAATCACAATGGAGGATGTCATTGAGGAACTATTACAG GAGGAGATTTTTGACGAGACAGATCATCAAGAAGAGAATGTGTAG